The sequence GAGCCGCAGGTCTACGTCACCGGCAACAAGGGGCTGAACTACTACCGGTTCCGGGGCCGCGAGGTCGTGGACGGCTGGACGGGCTTCTCCGACCAGCCGGGCTACGCCAACGCGGTCGCGGCCGGTGATGCCCTGGTCGAGTCGTTCATGCGGGGCGTCGACGACGAGCACGGCAACGCCGACGGCATCACGGGTGTCGACGAGATCCACATCGTCTACACCGAGTTCGTGTCGATGCTGACGCAGCGGCCGACGGCCAAGCGCGTCGCGCCGCTCGAGGTCGAGTACTCCGAGGGCGAAGAGGAGAAGCCCGCCGGGCTGCTCCCCAGCTACGAGTTCGAGCCGAGTGCCGACAAGCTGCTGGACGCGATCCTGCCGAAGTACATCAACACGCGGCTCTACGCGGCCTTCCTCGAGTCTGCGGCGTCCGAGCTGGCCGCCCGCCGGACCGCGATGAAGGCCGCGTCGGACAACGCGAACGAGCTGGTGGGGAACCTGACGCGGGAGATGAACCAGGCC is a genomic window of Amycolatopsis lexingtonensis containing:
- a CDS encoding F0F1 ATP synthase subunit gamma, whose protein sequence is MAAQLRELRSRIKATKSIGKITKAMELIATARITKARARVAASRPYADEITKVLSALAGAATTLDHPMLVERPNPKRAAVLVVTSDKGQCGGYNSNVLRATEELLALLREEGKEPQVYVTGNKGLNYYRFRGREVVDGWTGFSDQPGYANAVAAGDALVESFMRGVDDEHGNADGITGVDEIHIVYTEFVSMLTQRPTAKRVAPLEVEYSEGEEEKPAGLLPSYEFEPSADKLLDAILPKYINTRLYAAFLESAASELAARRTAMKAASDNANELVGNLTREMNQARQAQITQEISEIVGGANALTAAGSDD